ATCTCCCCGGTGAAGAAGTTGGACTGGCCCACGAAATTGGCAACGAAAGGAGTGATCGGTCTATCCCATACGTCCGCCGGAGTACCCACCTGCAATATCCGCCCCTGACGAATGATGGCCACCCGGTCGGCCATGACCAAGGCCTCATCGTGATCGTGAGTCACATGGATGGCGGTCATTTTCAACGATTTGATCAAAGAGCGCAGTTCCTTTCGTAAGGATATGCGCAGGCGGGCGTCAAGCGCACGCAACGGTTCGTCCAGCAGCAATAGGTCAGCTCCGGATGCCAAAGCTCTTGCCAGTGCGGTGCGCTGCTGCATACCTCCGCTCAGTTCGGCGGGATAGGCATCCGAACGTCCGGACAAGCGGACGAGGTCCAGCATGCTGATGAGCACCTGCTCCTTGGTCTTCTCGTCAGTTCCCCGAATGTTGAGCCCGAACAGAATGTTCTCCTCTACGGTCAGTTGAGGGAAAAGGGCATACGTCTGGGAGAGCAGGGCGGCCTTGCGGTCCTCAACCTCCAATTCAGCGCAGTCCTCGTCGTTCAACAGCACCATTCCCTCGTCGGGCTTCAGCAATCCGGATATTATGCGGAGGGTGGTGGTCTTTCCGGCACCGGTAGGTCCCAGCAGACATAGGTACTCCCCATCATATATCTCCAGGTCCAGTCCGTCCGCGGCCTTGATGTCCCCATAGCTTTTCTTCAGGCCGATCAATTTGATGGAGGGCATCAGCGGGACCTCCTGCCGTTGGTGATGTAACGGAGGGTAAGCATAGCTATGTAAGAAACAACTATGAGCACTATGCACGCAAGTCCAGCGGTGTAATATCCTCCAGCATAGATCAGGTTGACGATGTAGACCGGTGCGGTGTTGGCATTGCTGACCACTGCCAAGGTGGCACCTGTTTCCCCTAGACTACGGGTGAATGCCATTATCGCCCCGGCCAGTATGGAACCTTTTATCATTGGGTAGAGCACCCGGCGAAAGGCCTGGACCGGTTTGGCGCCAAGGGTCCTAGCGGTCTCCTCGAAAGTGGGGTCGACCTCCTCCACCGCTCCGGCGACGTTGCGCACGACCAAAGGATAGGTGAAGGCCACGTGGGCCAGGATGATGAGCAGGACGTCGTAGGTAGGTATCAGGCTCTGGCTGGTCCAGAAGACCCCGAGGGAATATCCCAGAGCGGCGGTGGGTACGATAAGGGGGACGTTGACCAGCACATCCAATATGGGCGATATTCTGCCAGTGTGGTTCTTGGCGATGTACAGCGCCAATGGGACCCCCAGGGCGATGTCTATCACTGTAACCACTCCCGCAATGAGGAAGGAGAACAGCAGGCTGTCGGTGAAAGGCCCCCAGTCCAGGGAGGTAGGGGTGGCCACCATTACATAGGAGAAGATGAAGAAAGAAGGAACGAGAACGAAGATTATCAGGAACAGAATGGCCAAGCCGTCCTTGGCTTTGGGGACCAATCCCCGAGATAGGAAACGCTCAGGGTATGGCCAGATGCGCCCCATAGGCAGACGGACCTTCATGATGACGAGCTTTAGCACCACCAAGAGCACTAAGGCCAGTAATATCAGGAGTATGCTAACGAAGGCCAGTGGCGCGGCCAGGTCCGGATGTGTCCCCAGCATGCCCTTCCACTGGCCGATGATGGTGGGACCGGTCTGAAAGCCCTGCGAGTTGGCCATGGTGGCCAAGGCGATCATGGTACCACCGGTCTCGCTCAAACTTCGAGCGAAGCAGAGGATGATCCCGGTGACCAGACCTGCACGGAACAGTGGGAGGGTGATGGTACGGGCCGCCGTAAGGGCACTGGCGCCGAGTGTGCGTCCGGCGGTCTCATAGGTTTGATCGATCTGGACCAGGATGGCCGAGAGCGATCGTACCATGTAAGGATATGAGAACACCACGTGCAGCAGGATTATCAACAGGTAGGGTGAACTGATGGCGTTGAGGGCGAAAGAGGGAGCCTGAAGGCTCTCTGGGGTCAGGGCGAAGAATATGGCGGCGCTGAAGCCCAAGGCGGCGGTTGGAACTGCCAAGGGCATATCTATCAGCGTATCCAGGAACCTCTTCCCCCGGAACTGCTTTCGTACCAGCATCCAGGCTACGGGCAGCCCCACCAGGATGTCGATCACGGTAACGATCCCGGCGATCTGGAAGGAGGCGACGATGGAATCCATTATCACCTTCATGGTGGCCGGATCGTCCAGTACGAAGGTCTGGATGGAACCCCAGCTGGTGAAGGCGTAACTGAGGATGTAGACCGTAGGAAGGATGACGAAGAATAGGAAAAAGACCACTATGAAAGCGGTCCATCCAGAACGAAACCTCTTCCGGCTAATAGCAGTGATGAGGGAATCCCATTTGATGTCCGCCAGACCTACACCCCGAATGGGTTCGAGAAAAGTCTGATGCCATATATACCTAGTGGACAGGGTTTATGTGCACTCGTCTGCACCCGCCACCAATATCTTCCCCTGGACCGTCTTACCGTCGGGGATCGTTGCTCCAGGACCGAGAATGCAGTCGTGCACCTGACAATCCCGGCCGATCGCTGCCCCCTCCATGAGGATGGAGTTCACCACCGATGATCCCCCCATTATTCGAGACCGGGGTAGAGCACATACATGTGGGCCTACATGACAATGGGACAAAATAGATCCATCCAGATGATTCCGGCCCGACAGCTTGACCCCTT
Above is a genomic segment from Methanomassiliicoccales archaeon containing:
- a CDS encoding ABC transporter ATP-binding protein codes for the protein MPSIKLIGLKKSYGDIKAADGLDLEIYDGEYLCLLGPTGAGKTTTLRIISGLLKPDEGMVLLNDEDCAELEVEDRKAALLSQTYALFPQLTVEENILFGLNIRGTDEKTKEQVLISMLDLVRLSGRSDAYPAELSGGMQQRTALARALASGADLLLLDEPLRALDARLRISLRKELRSLIKSLKMTAIHVTHDHDEALVMADRVAIIRQGRILQVGTPADVWDRPITPFVANFVGQSNFFTGEILKSGSVASLRTDDGVVLKARPTEMAPGTKAVLGVKIGNTDVSRDKPGYFTARVERVIFEGRNLHVDLRMENGQMISSKIPSWRRGKVTEGDLLNVHWEEIKGTVFPIPPGGLENELKVE
- a CDS encoding ABC transporter permease subunit, which codes for MVFFLFFVILPTVYILSYAFTSWGSIQTFVLDDPATMKVIMDSIVASFQIAGIVTVIDILVGLPVAWMLVRKQFRGKRFLDTLIDMPLAVPTAALGFSAAIFFALTPESLQAPSFALNAISSPYLLIILLHVVFSYPYMVRSLSAILVQIDQTYETAGRTLGASALTAARTITLPLFRAGLVTGIILCFARSLSETGGTMIALATMANSQGFQTGPTIIGQWKGMLGTHPDLAAPLAFVSILLILLALVLLVVLKLVIMKVRLPMGRIWPYPERFLSRGLVPKAKDGLAILFLIIFVLVPSFFIFSYVMVATPTSLDWGPFTDSLLFSFLIAGVVTVIDIALGVPLALYIAKNHTGRISPILDVLVNVPLIVPTAALGYSLGVFWTSQSLIPTYDVLLIILAHVAFTYPLVVRNVAGAVEEVDPTFEETARTLGAKPVQAFRRVLYPMIKGSILAGAIMAFTRSLGETGATLAVVSNANTAPVYIVNLIYAGGYYTAGLACIVLIVVSYIAMLTLRYITNGRRSR